One Aggregicoccus sp. 17bor-14 genomic window, TCGCCGACAAGCTCATCGCCATGGCGGCGCTGGTGATGATGGTGCGCCTGGGGCGCATCGCCGCGTGGGTGGTGATCGTGCTGCTCGCGCGCGAGTTCATCGTCACGGGGCTGCGCACCATCGCCGCGAGCGAGGGGATGGTCATTGCGGCGGGGCAGGAGGGGAAGTGGAAGACCTCGCTGCAGCTGGTGGGCATCATCTCCCTGTGTGTGCACTACGTGCACCCGCTGGACCTGGGCTACCGGGTGGTGCCGGTGAACTTCAACCTGGTGGGCAAGGTGCTCGTGTACCTCTCCACCGCGTTCTCCGTGTGGAGCATGGTGGTGTACTTCCGGGCGTTCCTGGCCATGCTCGCTCGCCGGGGGGACGAAGATCGCCCCGATGCACAAAGTGTTTGACGAGCGCGGGGGAGATCTCTATAAACCGCCTCACTTCGGCAGCACGCAGCAGGAAAAACGAAGTCGATACGCGGGAATAGCTCAGCGGTAGAGCATCGCCTTGCCAAGGCGAGGGTCGAGGGTTCAAATCCCTTTTCCCGCTCCAAAGAGGCCCCCTGGGAAACCAGGGGGCCTTTTTCTTTTCCCGCCCTCCCCGTGGCCGCCGCCTCGATCGCGGCCAGGGCCGCTCGGGCAGGGCTCCGTGCCCGGCCGCCTGCCTCTTGCGCCGTGGGGCGAGGATGCTAGACGGAGGGCTCGCTCG contains:
- the pgsA gene encoding CDP-diacylglycerol--glycerol-3-phosphate 3-phosphatidyltransferase; its protein translation is MERANRKQRQREARAARRAQRRPSVLVQEFWNLPNMLTLGRIALIPLFVWFTYDADPLYSMLAAVVFAVASITDVVDGYLARRWNLITVVGKFMDPLADKLIAMAALVMMVRLGRIAAWVVIVLLAREFIVTGLRTIAASEGMVIAAGQEGKWKTSLQLVGIISLCVHYVHPLDLGYRVVPVNFNLVGKVLVYLSTAFSVWSMVVYFRAFLAMLARRGDEDRPDAQSV